In a single window of the Streptomyces sp. NBC_00094 genome:
- a CDS encoding protein kinase, translating into MDDYAGRVLADRYRLPLPPTGTDEGVHGFAETRAFDTYSGQEVLVRQVPLPEFVDAEVLDDGDGPAQSYGGEGRATRRPAEPVVRRAIEAAQAAAQIPDHPLLDQVFDVFAEAGSLWIVSEVVAARPLAALLAERPLNPYRAAEIGADVLTALRALHAHGWVHRNITSRTVLVCDDGRVVLTGLAVGAAEEALCGYAPVPEPEDEGREFGSRFGAGTEAGTSAGFASREFEPDFPPAPEPEFAEVYSSDLYEAEVYGEAGVHGEAGVHGEADAYEEAGFHEEADVYEETGVYEEAVVYEEAVVYEEAVVYEEADEASYGADSGEEPLGEVAYGHGTDPGPGPDGETDGSDAYDEHEGYEGYDGYGRDPYGADPYGAGAKSAAEPRTGAEPRAVAPPPTADVRAARAGAIAAYRAGARAAARLGETGALPVQRPAPTEPPEAPAPAPAPPPAPVPASRTPEPQWWSQAADDDEGDDDDGDLTYGGGPQAGPPPRVHLAGNWSDGPHAARDGSGPIPAGGSGPGRGPVLPGSGRPALPAGYTAATPDPARLPVPAGVPGPERGAVPAQVHRGPTTRLAAERARQTRIAVVGAVTERWAPEQAGPVHENWRLAPPIGPATDLWALGALLYRAVQGHAPYPEDSAAELVQLVCAEPPAFAEECGPLRPVVESLLRQDPTERPDFEELRGWLRSLVRSAPEPEAGAGVVPLPSFDETRLPIVRRRGELVRRRRKAAAAGAGAGRHRHKRGKDPRPAAGTTALHENGYEAARDAAYETADQGAYETANQGAYADERMEFQEEVPQRAPRTPRAPRAPRTPRSPARAEGSPSSLGRTLLLLVLLLLGGAVAYAVFFLPGEGKEPAAGAPTTGSSPRTTAPSAVPTGAPSATTGQPAEPSAEPSTTRPAADPPAPAPAAGYALRQDPEGFRIAVPTGWRRSPINDAGQVRYTDGDFTMIVVPGRDAVRDNGSDPLEYQNTKERELEPVRTSSWSGAESTRRVVIGNTATATGSYWWLDGTGRQVFVRNLALIDGGRYHVVLVIGPNSERDKVSEIHEEATKAFRPGR; encoded by the coding sequence GTGGACGACTACGCGGGAAGGGTGCTGGCGGACCGCTACCGCCTGCCGCTGCCGCCGACCGGCACGGACGAGGGCGTCCACGGCTTCGCCGAGACGCGCGCCTTCGACACGTACAGCGGGCAGGAGGTCCTGGTCCGCCAGGTGCCGCTGCCGGAGTTCGTCGACGCCGAGGTGCTCGACGACGGGGACGGTCCCGCCCAGTCCTACGGTGGCGAGGGGCGCGCGACCCGCCGGCCGGCCGAGCCCGTCGTGCGGCGGGCGATCGAGGCCGCCCAGGCCGCCGCGCAGATCCCCGACCACCCGCTCCTCGACCAGGTCTTCGACGTCTTCGCGGAGGCCGGTTCGCTGTGGATAGTGAGTGAGGTCGTGGCCGCCAGGCCACTGGCGGCGCTCCTCGCCGAGCGGCCCCTCAACCCGTACCGTGCGGCCGAGATCGGCGCGGACGTCCTCACCGCCCTGCGCGCGCTCCACGCCCACGGCTGGGTCCACCGGAACATCACTTCCAGGACCGTGCTCGTCTGCGACGACGGCCGGGTGGTCCTCACGGGCCTCGCGGTGGGCGCCGCGGAGGAGGCCCTGTGTGGCTACGCGCCGGTGCCGGAACCGGAGGACGAGGGGCGGGAGTTCGGGTCGAGGTTCGGGGCGGGGACGGAGGCCGGGACGTCGGCCGGCTTCGCGTCCCGCGAGTTCGAGCCCGATTTCCCGCCCGCGCCGGAGCCCGAGTTCGCCGAGGTGTACAGCTCAGACCTCTACGAGGCCGAGGTCTACGGGGAGGCGGGCGTCCACGGGGAGGCGGGCGTCCACGGGGAGGCGGACGCCTATGAAGAGGCGGGCTTCCACGAAGAGGCGGACGTCTACGAAGAGACGGGCGTCTACGAAGAGGCGGTCGTCTACGAGGAGGCGGTCGTCTACGAGGAGGCGGTCGTCTACGAGGAGGCCGACGAGGCCTCGTACGGGGCGGACTCGGGCGAGGAGCCTCTCGGGGAGGTGGCCTACGGTCACGGAACCGATCCCGGGCCGGGCCCCGACGGCGAGACCGACGGATCCGACGCGTACGACGAGCACGAGGGATACGAGGGATACGACGGGTACGGGCGGGACCCCTACGGGGCCGACCCGTACGGAGCCGGGGCGAAGTCCGCTGCCGAGCCCAGGACCGGGGCCGAGCCCCGGGCCGTCGCCCCGCCGCCCACCGCCGACGTACGGGCCGCGCGGGCCGGGGCCATCGCCGCGTACCGGGCCGGGGCGCGCGCCGCGGCGCGGCTCGGCGAGACGGGGGCGCTCCCCGTCCAGCGCCCCGCGCCGACGGAGCCGCCCGAGGCCCCGGCTCCCGCGCCCGCACCGCCGCCCGCCCCCGTGCCCGCGTCCCGTACGCCCGAGCCGCAGTGGTGGTCGCAGGCGGCGGACGACGACGAGGGTGACGACGACGACGGTGACCTGACGTACGGCGGCGGCCCGCAGGCCGGGCCCCCGCCGCGCGTGCACCTCGCCGGCAACTGGAGCGACGGTCCGCATGCCGCGCGCGACGGTTCCGGGCCGATCCCCGCCGGTGGTTCCGGCCCCGGCCGCGGTCCCGTGCTGCCCGGTTCGGGCCGCCCGGCGCTGCCCGCCGGGTACACGGCCGCGACGCCGGACCCCGCGCGCCTCCCGGTCCCGGCCGGCGTCCCCGGGCCCGAGCGGGGCGCCGTACCGGCCCAGGTCCACCGCGGTCCCACCACGCGCCTCGCCGCCGAGCGGGCCCGTCAGACGAGGATCGCGGTCGTCGGAGCCGTCACCGAGCGCTGGGCACCCGAGCAGGCCGGCCCCGTGCACGAGAACTGGCGGCTCGCCCCGCCCATCGGCCCCGCCACCGATCTGTGGGCGCTCGGCGCACTCCTCTACCGGGCCGTCCAGGGCCACGCCCCCTACCCGGAGGACAGCGCCGCCGAGCTCGTCCAACTGGTCTGCGCCGAGCCGCCCGCCTTCGCCGAGGAGTGCGGGCCGCTGCGCCCGGTCGTGGAGTCCCTGCTCCGCCAGGACCCCACCGAGCGGCCCGACTTCGAGGAGCTGCGCGGCTGGCTGCGCTCCCTCGTGCGCTCGGCGCCGGAGCCGGAGGCCGGTGCCGGCGTCGTGCCGCTGCCGTCCTTCGACGAGACGCGGCTGCCGATCGTGCGCCGTCGCGGCGAGCTGGTGCGCAGGCGCCGCAAGGCGGCGGCGGCGGGCGCGGGGGCCGGCCGTCACCGTCACAAGCGGGGCAAGGACCCCCGCCCGGCCGCGGGCACGACGGCCCTCCACGAGAACGGGTACGAGGCCGCGCGGGATGCCGCGTACGAGACCGCGGACCAGGGCGCGTACGAGACCGCGAACCAGGGCGCGTACGCCGACGAGCGCATGGAGTTCCAGGAGGAGGTCCCGCAGCGCGCACCCCGTACGCCCCGGGCCCCTCGCGCACCCCGCACCCCCCGGAGCCCGGCTCGGGCCGAGGGCTCGCCGAGCTCCCTCGGCCGTACCCTGCTGCTCCTCGTCCTGCTCCTGCTCGGCGGGGCCGTGGCGTACGCCGTCTTCTTCCTGCCGGGCGAGGGGAAGGAGCCGGCGGCGGGCGCTCCGACGACCGGCTCGTCCCCCCGTACCACCGCGCCGAGCGCCGTACCCACGGGCGCTCCGTCCGCGACCACCGGGCAGCCCGCGGAACCGTCGGCCGAGCCGTCCACGACCCGGCCCGCGGCCGATCCGCCGGCGCCCGCCCCGGCCGCCGGGTACGCCCTGCGCCAGGACCCGGAGGGCTTCCGGATCGCGGTGCCGACCGGGTGGCGACGCAGCCCGATCAACGACGCCGGGCAAGTGCGCTACACCGACGGCGACTTCACGATGATCGTGGTCCCCGGCCGGGACGCCGTCCGCGACAACGGCTCGGACCCCCTGGAGTACCAGAACACCAAGGAGCGCGAGCTGGAGCCGGTTCGCACGTCCAGCTGGTCGGGCGCGGAGTCGACCCGCCGGGTCGTCATCGGCAACACGGCGACGGCCACGGGCAGCTACTGGTGGCTGGACGGCACCGGGCGTCAGGTCTTCGTCCGCAACCTCGCCCTGATCGACGGCGGCCGGTACCACGTCGTGCTGGTCATCGGCCCGAACAGCGAGCGCGACAAGGTCTCCGAGATCCACGAGGAGGCCACGAAGGCGTTCCGGCCGGGACGCTGA
- a CDS encoding succinic semialdehyde dehydrogenase, translating to MTDSQAPVALSVADAPATRGGAAPADATNPVAPAPAGARTAADVVTPEVVARLTRGVAGSGRTANHTPFTGERLAELPEATPEDVAEAFTRARAAQSAWAATPVRTRAAVLLRFHDLVLQRQSEVLDLIQLETGKARLHAHEEVQAVCVAARHYGRKAASYLRAKRHTGVVPTLTKVTELRQPRGVVGQIAPWNYPLELSVGDALPAFVSGNAVVMKPDTETALTALWARDLLVEAGLPAEVFQIVLGEGPVVGPEVVKHADYVSFTGSTRTGREVAQGAAARLVGVSLELGGKNAMLVLKDADIEKAAAGAVRACFSSAGQLCISIERLYVHESIADAFLDRFAARTKAMRLGSSLAYGADMGSLVGDRQLETVTKHVEEAVAKGARLVAGGVARPDIGPLFYEPTILDGVEAPMAVCSEETFGPVVSVYRFTDEDEVIDLANGTPYGLNSSVWTKDSRRGHAVAARLRTGTVNINEGYAPAYGSVQSPMGGMKDSGLGRRHGSEGILKYTEAQTVAQQRVMPLAPSFGMDDEKYAAVMSLSLKAMKALRLR from the coding sequence ATGACGGACTCGCAGGCCCCCGTGGCCCTCTCGGTCGCCGACGCCCCCGCCACGCGGGGCGGAGCGGCGCCCGCCGACGCCACCAACCCGGTCGCGCCCGCGCCCGCCGGCGCCCGGACGGCCGCCGACGTCGTGACGCCCGAGGTGGTCGCCCGGCTCACCCGCGGTGTCGCCGGCTCCGGCCGGACCGCCAACCACACCCCCTTCACCGGGGAGCGGCTGGCGGAGCTGCCCGAGGCCACCCCCGAGGACGTCGCCGAGGCCTTCACGCGCGCCCGCGCCGCCCAGTCGGCGTGGGCCGCCACCCCGGTCAGGACCCGCGCCGCCGTCCTCCTCCGCTTCCACGACCTCGTCCTCCAGCGGCAGTCCGAGGTCCTCGACCTCATCCAGCTGGAGACGGGCAAGGCGCGCCTGCACGCCCACGAGGAGGTCCAGGCGGTCTGCGTCGCCGCCCGCCACTACGGCCGCAAGGCCGCCTCGTACCTGCGCGCCAAGCGCCACACCGGAGTCGTACCGACCCTCACCAAGGTCACCGAGCTGCGCCAGCCGCGCGGGGTCGTCGGCCAGATCGCGCCCTGGAACTACCCGCTCGAGCTCTCCGTCGGCGACGCGCTCCCCGCCTTCGTCTCGGGCAACGCCGTCGTCATGAAGCCCGACACGGAGACCGCGCTCACCGCGCTGTGGGCCCGTGATCTGCTCGTCGAGGCGGGACTGCCCGCCGAGGTCTTCCAGATCGTCCTCGGCGAGGGCCCGGTCGTCGGCCCCGAGGTCGTCAAGCACGCCGACTACGTCTCCTTCACCGGCTCGACCCGCACCGGCCGCGAGGTCGCCCAGGGCGCCGCGGCCCGGCTCGTCGGCGTCTCCCTCGAACTCGGCGGCAAGAACGCGATGCTCGTCCTGAAGGACGCCGACATCGAGAAGGCCGCCGCCGGAGCCGTCCGCGCCTGCTTCTCCTCCGCCGGACAGCTCTGCATCTCCATCGAGCGGCTGTACGTGCACGAGTCGATCGCCGACGCCTTCCTCGACCGCTTCGCCGCCCGCACCAAGGCGATGAGGCTCGGCAGTTCCCTCGCGTACGGGGCCGACATGGGCTCCCTCGTCGGCGACCGGCAGCTGGAGACGGTCACGAAGCACGTCGAGGAGGCCGTCGCCAAGGGCGCCCGGCTCGTCGCCGGCGGCGTCGCCCGCCCCGACATCGGCCCCCTCTTCTACGAGCCGACCATCCTCGACGGCGTCGAGGCCCCGATGGCCGTCTGCTCCGAGGAGACCTTCGGGCCGGTCGTCTCCGTCTACCGCTTCACGGACGAGGACGAGGTGATCGACCTCGCCAACGGCACGCCGTACGGCCTCAACTCCTCCGTCTGGACCAAGGACTCGCGCCGCGGCCACGCCGTCGCGGCCCGGCTCCGCACCGGCACCGTCAACATCAACGAGGGGTACGCGCCGGCCTACGGCAGCGTGCAGTCCCCGATGGGCGGCATGAAGGACTCCGGTCTCGGCCGCCGCCACGGCTCGGAGGGCATCCTCAAGTACACCGAGGCCCAGACCGTCGCCCAGCAGCGGGTGATGCCGCTCGCGCCCTCCTTCGGCATGGACGACGAGAAGTACGCCGCCGTGATGAGCCTGTCCCTGAAGGCGATGAAGGCCCTGCGCCTGCGCTGA
- a CDS encoding serine/threonine-protein kinase, protein MEHSQSTGAGLLLAGRYRLGECIGRGGMGKVWRAHDEVLHRVVAVKELTAGRFVAEADRLVLHARTQKEARAAARITHPGVVTVHDVLEHDSRPWIVMQYVDGPSLADATKETGAIEPREAARVGLHVLGALRAAHAAGVLHRDVKPGNVLLARDGRVLITDFGIAAIEGDSTITRTGEIVGSIDYLAPERVRGGDPGPASDLWSLGATLYTAVEGTSPFRRTSPISTMQAVVTEEPPYPEKAGPLAPVIVALLRKDPDHRPRADEAERMLLDAMEGRTPQAAQAYVPTQRVAKDDLTALPDGRGGTAPHDGAVEGRTAGEGRTAGTDGPAGSHGGPRTSTAQWPQSAQGAQASQGAQTPQGPQSPPTLVPTTTPSGRGRWRAAVLAAVLAGLVAGGAVFVAMNYAGGDRNGNRTSGTSTPTSGTTRGTGSVIPDGWHRVDDPEGFSLLVPKGWKRQTEGDQIDYTPDNGNHRIRISIDRKPDFENPYMHALDLERVLEKRMDYARNKLTQTTYRDQVRSCLWEFTWTERKNFPGPRHAIDLMYYEDDGTEYALYMSSPESSWETTREQFDIVLQHWRAPGD, encoded by the coding sequence GTGGAACATTCTCAGAGCACAGGGGCGGGGTTGTTGCTCGCGGGTCGTTACCGGCTCGGCGAGTGCATCGGGCGCGGCGGCATGGGCAAGGTCTGGCGCGCGCACGACGAGGTACTGCACCGCGTGGTCGCGGTGAAGGAGCTGACGGCGGGTCGGTTCGTGGCGGAGGCCGACCGCCTCGTGCTGCACGCGCGGACGCAGAAGGAGGCCCGGGCCGCCGCCCGGATCACCCACCCGGGCGTGGTCACCGTCCACGACGTCCTGGAGCACGACAGCCGTCCGTGGATCGTGATGCAGTACGTCGACGGGCCCTCGCTCGCCGACGCCACCAAGGAGACGGGCGCGATCGAGCCCCGCGAGGCGGCCAGGGTCGGGCTGCACGTCCTCGGCGCGCTGCGGGCCGCGCACGCGGCCGGGGTGCTGCACCGGGACGTCAAGCCGGGCAACGTCCTGCTGGCGCGGGACGGACGCGTGCTGATCACCGACTTCGGGATCGCGGCGATCGAGGGGGACTCGACGATCACGCGGACCGGGGAGATCGTCGGTTCCATCGACTATCTGGCACCCGAGCGGGTACGGGGTGGCGATCCCGGTCCCGCCTCCGACCTCTGGTCCCTCGGGGCCACGCTGTACACGGCGGTGGAGGGCACCTCGCCGTTCCGCCGGACCTCGCCGATCAGCACGATGCAGGCCGTGGTGACCGAGGAGCCGCCGTACCCGGAGAAGGCGGGGCCGCTCGCACCCGTCATCGTGGCCCTGCTGCGCAAGGATCCGGATCACCGTCCGCGCGCGGACGAGGCCGAGCGGATGCTGCTCGACGCGATGGAGGGACGGACGCCGCAGGCGGCGCAGGCGTACGTGCCGACCCAGCGCGTGGCCAAGGACGACCTGACGGCGCTGCCGGACGGGAGAGGCGGGACGGCTCCGCACGACGGGGCGGTTGAGGGGCGCACGGCAGGCGAGGGGCGCACGGCCGGTACGGACGGCCCGGCGGGTTCGCACGGGGGGCCGCGTACGTCCACGGCGCAGTGGCCACAGTCGGCCCAGGGGGCGCAGGCATCCCAGGGGGCGCAGACGCCCCAGGGCCCGCAGTCGCCCCCCACCCTGGTGCCCACCACCACCCCCTCGGGCCGGGGCCGCTGGCGCGCCGCCGTCCTCGCGGCCGTGCTCGCCGGTCTCGTCGCGGGCGGTGCCGTCTTCGTCGCCATGAACTACGCGGGCGGCGACCGGAACGGCAACCGCACCTCCGGCACCTCGACCCCCACCTCCGGCACCACCCGGGGCACCGGGAGCGTCATCCCGGACGGCTGGCACCGCGTCGACGACCCGGAGGGCTTCAGCCTCCTCGTACCGAAGGGCTGGAAGCGGCAGACGGAGGGCGACCAGATCGACTACACCCCGGACAACGGCAACCACCGCATCCGGATCAGCATCGACCGGAAACCCGACTTCGAGAACCCGTACATGCACGCCCTCGACCTGGAGCGCGTCCTCGAGAAGCGGATGGACTACGCCCGGAACAAGCTCACCCAGACCACCTACCGCGACCAGGTCCGCTCCTGCCTGTGGGAGTTCACCTGGACCGAGAGGAAGAACTTCCCCGGGCCCCGGCACGCGATCGACCTCATGTACTACGAGGACGACGGCACGGAGTACGCCCTGTACATGTCCTCGCCGGAGTCGAGCTGGGAAACCACCCGGGAACAGTTCGACATCGTCCTCCAGCACTGGCGGGCGCCGGGCGACTGA
- a CDS encoding serine/threonine-protein kinase translates to MSESEQSRDTARDPRRDAAVGAATDGDRGVVPSAREAERDPRDVTDAQVTDDAKAARDTVGAEGSGGAGGAGDAADAKGATGPDVSREAAGAVTDGTAKPDAVADAVADESSGAAGRMRGTEPSTGRAGFGAGDGDGESRRADAAGAGRVTRASGGSAGSGGGLGGDRFRKDPVTEGRLLAGRYRLGVVLGRGGMGTVWRAVDETLGRTVAVKELRFPTSIDDDEKRRLITRTLREAKAIARIRNNGAVTVYDVVDEDDRPWIVMELIEGKSLAEAVREDGTLTARRAAEVGLAILDVLRSAHREGILHRDVKPSNVLIAEDGRVVLTDFGIAQVEGDPSITSTGMLVGAPSYISPERARGHKPGPAADLWSLGGLLYAAVEGSPPYDKGSAIATLTAVMTEPVDPPKNAGPELEQVIYGLLAKDPAQRLDDARARVLLRAVLDAPDAAPEVSPEVTRVVPLPPHPDRAPTGPAADRDRTPDAAVAADRVRGALKSVRNAAASAKAEPKSKPRPEPIQGGGRQAPARAPLTDVVPRRTLVIIAAVAVLALLGTILVVSLTGGGDEGNEGKGTGGTTASAGVSGGGADGSGGSGDSGSGGQSPGGPGQQGGVQPGDTGSSGSTGATGTTGTTTGTTTGTTTGTTTGTTAGQGGTTPTGKPGGGTGAQLPAGYTLVTNAKFHFSMAMPATFKLRSIPGYALGGIFSESGGFPRVQVDFNDSPKDNAQSAWELARAGVAVTSEDYRHIGIRSVSYKGYPTVADWEFTRTQKGMTVRVLNRGFKVDATHGYSIMVTCKADEWNGAECRTLRETAFATFSPKD, encoded by the coding sequence ATGTCGGAGTCGGAGCAGTCGCGGGACACGGCGAGGGACCCCCGGCGGGACGCTGCCGTGGGGGCCGCGACCGACGGCGACCGAGGGGTCGTCCCGTCCGCGCGTGAAGCGGAGCGGGACCCGCGGGACGTGACGGACGCGCAGGTCACGGACGACGCGAAGGCCGCGCGGGACACCGTGGGAGCCGAGGGCTCGGGCGGTGCCGGCGGTGCCGGCGACGCCGCCGACGCGAAGGGCGCCACGGGGCCGGACGTCTCCCGGGAGGCCGCGGGCGCGGTGACCGACGGGACGGCGAAGCCGGACGCGGTCGCCGACGCGGTCGCCGACGAGTCCTCCGGCGCCGCGGGCCGGATGCGGGGCACCGAGCCGTCCACCGGCCGGGCCGGATTCGGCGCCGGGGACGGCGACGGCGAGAGCCGGCGCGCCGACGCGGCCGGCGCCGGACGCGTCACGCGGGCGTCCGGCGGCTCTGCCGGATCCGGCGGTGGTCTCGGCGGTGACCGGTTCCGCAAGGACCCGGTGACCGAGGGCCGGCTGCTCGCCGGCCGCTACCGGCTCGGCGTGGTCCTCGGACGCGGCGGCATGGGAACCGTGTGGCGCGCGGTCGACGAGACGCTCGGCCGTACCGTCGCCGTCAAGGAGCTCCGCTTCCCCACCAGCATCGACGACGACGAGAAGCGACGCCTCATCACCCGGACCCTGCGCGAGGCGAAGGCCATCGCCCGGATCCGCAACAACGGCGCCGTGACCGTGTACGACGTCGTCGACGAGGACGACCGCCCGTGGATCGTCATGGAGCTCATCGAGGGCAAGTCCCTCGCCGAGGCGGTGCGCGAGGACGGCACGCTCACGGCCCGCCGCGCCGCCGAGGTCGGCCTCGCCATCCTCGACGTGCTGCGCTCCGCGCACCGCGAGGGCATCCTCCACCGTGACGTGAAGCCGTCCAACGTGCTGATCGCCGAGGACGGCCGGGTTGTCCTGACCGACTTCGGCATCGCCCAGGTCGAGGGCGACCCCTCGATCACCTCCACCGGCATGCTCGTCGGCGCGCCCTCCTACATCTCGCCGGAGCGCGCCCGCGGCCACAAGCCCGGACCGGCCGCCGACCTGTGGTCGCTGGGCGGACTGCTGTACGCGGCGGTCGAGGGCAGCCCGCCGTACGACAAGGGCTCCGCGATCGCCACGCTCACGGCCGTGATGACCGAGCCGGTCGACCCGCCGAAGAACGCGGGACCCGAGCTGGAGCAGGTCATCTACGGCCTGCTCGCCAAGGACCCGGCCCAGCGCCTGGACGACGCCCGCGCGCGCGTCCTGCTGCGGGCCGTGCTCGACGCGCCCGACGCGGCGCCGGAGGTCTCTCCCGAGGTCACCAGGGTCGTACCGCTTCCGCCACACCCCGACCGGGCTCCGACGGGTCCGGCGGCCGACCGTGACAGGACGCCCGACGCCGCCGTCGCCGCCGACCGGGTACGCGGCGCCCTGAAGTCCGTGCGTAACGCGGCGGCCTCCGCGAAGGCCGAGCCGAAGTCGAAGCCGAGGCCGGAGCCGATCCAGGGCGGCGGCCGGCAGGCCCCGGCCCGCGCGCCGCTGACCGACGTCGTACCGCGCCGCACCCTGGTGATCATCGCCGCGGTCGCCGTCCTCGCCCTGCTCGGGACGATCCTCGTGGTCTCCCTCACCGGCGGCGGCGACGAGGGCAACGAGGGCAAGGGGACCGGCGGCACGACGGCCTCGGCCGGCGTGTCCGGCGGCGGTGCCGACGGGTCCGGCGGCTCCGGGGATTCCGGGTCCGGCGGGCAGTCGCCGGGCGGGCCCGGCCAGCAGGGCGGCGTACAGCCCGGGGACACCGGATCCAGCGGATCGACGGGCGCCACGGGCACGACCGGGACGACGACGGGGACCACGACCGGGACCACGACCGGGACGACCACCGGGACGACGGCCGGGCAGGGTGGCACCACGCCGACCGGCAAGCCCGGCGGCGGCACCGGCGCGCAGCTGCCCGCGGGCTACACCCTCGTCACCAACGCCAAGTTCCACTTCTCCATGGCGATGCCCGCCACCTTCAAGCTCCGCTCGATACCGGGATACGCCCTCGGCGGGATATTCAGCGAGAGCGGCGGCTTCCCGCGCGTCCAGGTCGACTTCAACGACAGCCCCAAGGACAACGCGCAGAGCGCCTGGGAGCTGGCCCGGGCCGGTGTGGCCGTCACCAGCGAGGACTACCGGCACATCGGCATCAGGTCGGTCTCGTACAAGGGCTACCCGACCGTCGCCGACTGGGAGTTCACGCGTACGCAGAAGGGCATGACCGTCCGTGTGCTCAACCGCGGCTTCAAGGTGGACGCCACGCACGGCTACTCCATCATGGTCACCTGCAAGGCGGACGAGTGGAACGGCGCGGAGTGCCGGACCCTGCGGGAGACGGCGTTCGCCACGTTCAGCCCCAAGGACTGA
- a CDS encoding GMC oxidoreductase, translating to MTAVPPARNQEASGTDDAYDYDVLVVGSGFGGSVTALRLTEKGYRVGVLEAGRRFTRATLPKNSWDVKNFLWAPALGLYGIQRIHLLGNVMVLAGAGVGGGSLNYANTLYVPPKPFFDDPQWKDITDWQDELRPYYDQAQRMLGVRLNPTTTPSDVHLKAAAEAMGIGDTFHMAPVGVFFGDGEDSDGTAKAKPGGEVADPYFGGAGPARRACTECGECMTGCRHGAKNTLNENYLHLAEKAGATVHPMTTVVTVTEDSRGGYAVKTLPTDNRKKGKGRTFRARRVVIAAGTYGTQTLLHRMKDGGLLPRISRRLGELTRTNSEGLVGAQTTDRRYRKKHGKEKADFTRGVAITSSVHPDANTHIEPVRYGKGSNSMGGLTILQVPYGAHRVRNWFLNLLRHPALAARSLSNWHWSERTIIGLVMQSLDNSLTTYRKPGGLGKGLLTARQGHGAPNPVQIEEATRAATLLAEEINGFPGSNVGELMGTPLTAHFLGGCPIGADAESGVIDPYHRLFGHPGISVVDGAAVSANLGVNPSLTITAQAERAMSFWPNKGEEDPRPQQGEAYVRLSAVEPKSPAVPAEAFGALRLPFLGIPTVPPKKA from the coding sequence ATGACCGCGGTACCCCCTGCCCGGAATCAGGAAGCGAGCGGGACGGACGACGCGTACGACTACGACGTCCTCGTCGTCGGCTCCGGCTTCGGCGGTTCGGTCACCGCCCTCCGGCTCACCGAGAAGGGCTACCGGGTCGGCGTCCTGGAGGCCGGACGCCGCTTCACCCGCGCGACCCTGCCGAAGAACTCCTGGGACGTGAAGAACTTCCTGTGGGCCCCGGCCCTCGGTCTCTACGGCATCCAGCGCATCCACCTGCTGGGCAACGTCATGGTCCTCGCGGGCGCCGGCGTGGGCGGCGGCTCCCTCAACTACGCCAACACCCTCTACGTACCGCCCAAGCCGTTCTTCGACGACCCGCAGTGGAAGGACATCACGGACTGGCAGGACGAGCTGCGGCCCTACTACGACCAGGCGCAGCGGATGCTCGGCGTCCGGCTCAACCCGACGACGACCCCCTCCGACGTCCACCTCAAGGCGGCCGCGGAGGCGATGGGCATCGGCGACACCTTCCACATGGCGCCGGTCGGGGTCTTCTTCGGGGACGGCGAGGACTCCGACGGCACGGCGAAGGCGAAGCCGGGCGGCGAGGTCGCCGACCCGTACTTCGGCGGGGCCGGCCCGGCCCGGCGCGCCTGCACGGAGTGCGGCGAGTGCATGACCGGCTGCCGCCACGGCGCCAAGAACACCCTCAACGAGAACTACCTTCACCTCGCCGAGAAGGCGGGGGCCACCGTCCACCCCATGACCACGGTCGTCACCGTCACCGAGGACTCGCGGGGCGGCTACGCGGTGAAGACCCTCCCCACCGACAACCGCAAGAAGGGGAAGGGGCGGACGTTCCGTGCCCGCCGGGTGGTGATCGCGGCCGGCACGTACGGCACGCAGACCCTGCTGCACCGGATGAAGGACGGCGGCCTGCTGCCCCGGATCTCGCGCCGGCTCGGCGAGCTCACCCGTACCAACTCCGAGGGCCTGGTCGGCGCGCAGACCACCGACCGGCGCTACCGCAAGAAGCACGGCAAGGAGAAGGCCGACTTCACCCGGGGCGTCGCCATCACCTCGTCGGTCCACCCGGACGCGAACACCCACATCGAGCCGGTGCGGTACGGCAAGGGCTCCAACTCCATGGGCGGCCTCACCATCCTCCAGGTGCCCTACGGGGCCCACCGGGTGCGCAACTGGTTCCTCAACCTGCTCAGGCACCCGGCGCTCGCCGCCCGCTCGCTCTCCAACTGGCACTGGTCGGAGCGGACCATCATCGGCCTGGTCATGCAGTCCCTCGACAACTCCCTCACGACCTACCGCAAGCCCGGCGGCCTCGGGAAGGGCCTGCTCACGGCCCGCCAGGGGCACGGGGCGCCGAACCCGGTCCAGATCGAGGAGGCGACCCGGGCCGCCACCCTCCTCGCCGAGGAGATCAACGGCTTCCCCGGCTCCAACGTCGGCGAACTGATGGGCACCCCGCTGACCGCCCACTTCCTGGGCGGCTGCCCGATCGGCGCCGACGCGGAGTCCGGCGTCATCGACCCGTACCACCGGCTCTTCGGCCACCCGGGGATCTCCGTCGTCGACGGGGCGGCCGTCTCCGCCAACCTCGGCGTCAACCCGTCCCTGACGATCACGGCGCAGGCGGAGCGGGCGATGTCCTTCTGGCCGAACAAGGGCGAGGAGGACCCGCGTCCGCAGCAGGGAGAGGCGTACGTACGGCTCTCGGCGGTCGAGCCGAAGTCCCCCGCGGTCCCGGCCGAGGCCTTCGGCGCCCTGCGGCTGCCGTTCCTGGGCATCCCGACGGTCCCGCCGAAGAAGGCATGA